The region CAGGCATCGCGTTTTTGAAGAAGCGTTTTGCCGCGGAAAAATTCATCGTTTATTTCCAGCCGTATAGCAACACCTATGCGCCGGTGGATCATCTTGAACGGCTGTTTCGCGATGCGCTGCAACATCCCGAGGTGGTGGGACTCGCGATCGGCACGCGCCCGGATTGCGTTGATGACGAGAAATTCGACATGCTCGCGTGTCTCGCGCAAGAGACCCACGTCAATCTCGAATTCGGCCTGGAATCGATTTATGATGAAACGCTGCGCCTGATCAATCGCGGCCATGATTTTGCCTGCACGGAAACTGCAATTCGCCGCGCACAGGATTTCGGTTTGCCGGTGACGGCGCACGTCATTCTCGGCTTTCCGAATGAAACCCTGGAGCACTGGCTCGCGATGGCCGAGGCGATCAATGCGATGAGCATCGATATTCTCAAGATTCACAATTTGCACATCGTCAAGCACACGGAATTGGCGCGGCAATATCAGCAGCAACCCTTTCACGTTTTTTCATATGATGAATGGGTTGATTTGGTGATTCGATTTCTCGAACGCCTTGCGCCTGAGATTATTATTGAACGTTTATACGGCGACGCGCCGCGGGATTTGTTGATCGCGCCGCGCTGGTATCTTTCGCGCGCGGAAATCATTCAGGGCATTGAGAACGAGATGCGCCGGCGCGCGACGCATCAAGGGCGCTTGCTGAAAACCGCGGCCCCGCAACAAACGCTGGCGGCCCAGGAAATTTGACGAAGCTCTTGTTGACATGGATGACCATAAACGTAAAACCATTCGGCGGCACCTGGCGTTGCTCACACTTGCTCTGCTCGCGATTCTTGTGATTCTCGCAATCGTCTTTCCGGTCGAGCAGGAGGCGCCTTCCCGCCCAACGACGCAAAATGAAGCCCAACCATAGAGAAGAGGATATGTCAAAATCAAAGCCGGATAATGACCATAACGGCCAAACGCTGACGGGCGCGAGTCGTGAGAGAAAATCAGCGGCGCGCCCGATATTGACTATGGCCGAGAACGAAGCCGAGCAACCCTTTGATCCCGCCACCGGCAGCCTTGCTGACCGGCACGGGCATGCCCGTATGGTGGCATTGGTGCAAGAGCTGCTCGAATTGCTGGGCGAAAATCCTGAACGCCAGGGATTGTTACGCACCCCCAAGCGCGTGGCAGATGCCTTCTCATTTTTGACGGCCGGATATCATAGCGATGTGCAAACCATTCTCAATGGCGCGCTGTTTGACGAACGTTACAACGAAATGGTGATCG is a window of Cytophagia bacterium CHB2 DNA encoding:
- a CDS encoding TIGR01212 family radical SAM protein, whose product is MTNTRLPPPLYNAYGRYVQQKFGGRVHKVSVHAGFTCPNRDGTAGRGGCTYCNIVSFTPESARPKYSVSDQIQSGIAFLKKRFAAEKFIVYFQPYSNTYAPVDHLERLFRDALQHPEVVGLAIGTRPDCVDDEKFDMLACLAQETHVNLEFGLESIYDETLRLINRGHDFACTETAIRRAQDFGLPVTAHVILGFPNETLEHWLAMAEAINAMSIDILKIHNLHIVKHTELARQYQQQPFHVFSYDEWVDLVIRFLERLAPEIIIERLYGDAPRDLLIAPRWYLSRAEIIQGIENEMRRRATHQGRLLKTAAPQQTLAAQEI